In one window of Macadamia integrifolia cultivar HAES 741 chromosome 2, SCU_Mint_v3, whole genome shotgun sequence DNA:
- the LOC122072018 gene encoding pentatricopeptide repeat-containing protein At2g31400, chloroplastic-like translates to MASSTPPHCSLTSSKPYQNHHIVQNPPHNHHQNHRWSFHKVYVASSSSPSPRNAAKPGNPSFPSLSTLPPSTELGPDFRGRRSTRFVSKMHFGRPKTAMGSRHTSVAEEALQQAIHFAGNDKAFESVLLSFESKLSGSEDYGFLLRELGNRGECSMAIRCFEFAVRRERKRYEQGKLASAMISTLGRLGRVDLAKRVFETANVEGYGNTVYAYSALISAYGRSGFCEEAINVFESMKESGLKPNLVTYNALIDACGKGGVDFYQTVKIFDEMVAIGVQPDRITFNSLLAVCSRGGLWQEAMNMFSDMAFRGIDRDIFTYNTLLDAVCKGGQMDLAYEILSEISKKNVVPNVVTYSTLIDGYAKSGRLDEALNLFNEMKHLGIGLDRVSYNTLLSIYAKLGRFEEALSVCKEMQMSGIKKDAVTYNALLGGYGKQGKYEELKKLFEEMKAERISPNVLTYSTLIDAYSKGGLYKEAMEFFREFKQAGLKADVVLYSALIDALCKNGLVKSAMSLLEEMTREGIWPNVVTYNSIIDAFGRSATAKFEEDATDGMNETKAKSLIYPDIEGNTEIMGEHIVEDNQVLKFFGHLVAEKVHPSKEDSNRKSQEILCILGLLHKMHELDIKPNVVTFSAILNACSRCNSFEDASILLEELRLFDNQVYGVAHGLLMGCRDKIWVQAQSLFDEVKRMDSSTASAFYNALTDMLWHFGQKQGAQLVVLEGKRRHVWENAWCDSCLDLHLMSSGAAQAMLHAWLLNIRSIVFEGHELPKLVSILTGWGKHSKVAGDGTLRGAIGALLRGIGAPFHVAKCNIGRFISTGAVVAAWLRESGTLKVLILHDDRTNLEKTRLNQLSDLQILPL, encoded by the exons ATGGCTTCTTCAACCCCACCTCACTGCTCTCTCACTTCATCCAAACCCTACCAAAACCACCACATCGTCCAAAACCCTCCTCAcaaccaccatcaaaaccatcGTTGGAGCTTCCACAAGGTCTATGTCGcctcctcctcttctccctctccccgaAATGCAGCAAAACCAGGTAACCCTAGTTTCCCATCCCTCTCTACTCTTCCTCCTTCCACTGAACTTGGCCCCGACTTCCGTGGCCGGCGCTCTACCCGTTTTGTTTCTAAGATGCACTTTGGCCGCCCCAAGACCGCTATGGGTAGCCGACATACCTCTGTTGCCGAGGAAGCTCTGCAACAAGCTATCCACTTTGCTGGTAATGATAAGGCGTTTGAATCTGTTCTCCTGAGCTTTGAATCCAAGCTATCTGGTTCGGAAGATTACGGCTTTTTGCTTCGGGAGCTAGGCAATCGTGGGGAGTGCTCCATGGCTATTCGATGCTTCGAGTTCGCAGTCCGGAGAGAGCGGAAACGGTACGAACAGGGTAAACTGGCGAGTGCCATGATTAGTACTCTTGGTAGGTTGGGGCGGGTTGATCTTGCCAAGAGAGTGTTTGAGACGGCCAACGTTGAGGGCTATGGTAATACTGTTTATGCATATTCGGCTTTGATTAGTGCGTATGGCCGAAGTGGGTTTTGCGAGGAAGCCATTAATGTGTTTGAGTcgatgaaggaatctggtctgAAGCCTAACTTGGTCACCTACAATGCTCTGATTGATGCTTGTGGGAAAGGAGGTGTAGATTTTTATCAGACGGTGAAAATATTCGATGAGATGGTGGCCATCGGGGTTCAACCCGACCGGATCACCTTTAAttcccttcttgctgtttgtaGTCGAGGTGGGTTGTGGCAGGAGGCAATGAACATGTTCAGTGATATGGCTTTTAGGGGCATTGATCGGGATATTTTCACATATAATACGCTTTTGGATGCAGTTTGTAAAGGTGGGCAGATGGATTTGGCTTATGAGATATTGTCAGAAATTTCCAAGAAGAATGTCGTGCCTAATGTGGTGACTTACAGCACTTTGATTGATGGGTATGCCAAGTCTGGAAGATTAGATGAAGCACTGAATTTATTTAATGAGATGAAACACCTTGGCATTGGGTTGGATCGAGTTTCATATAACACACTGCTTTCCATTTATGCAAAGCTTGGTAGGTTTGAGGAAGCTTTGTCTGTGTGCAAGGAGATGCAAATGTCGGGGATTAAGAAAGATGCTGTTACTTACAATGCACTTCTGGGTGGATATGGGAAACAAGGGAAGTACGAAGAACttaaaaaattgtttgaagAGATGAAGGCAGAACGCATTTCTCCTAACGTTTTGACTTACTCTACATTGATTGATGCATACTCCAAAGGTGGTCTATATAAAGAGGCAATGGAATTTTTCAGAGAGTTTAAGCAGGCAGGCTTGAAGGCAGATGTTGTTTTGTACAGTGCATTGATTGATGCCTTGTGTAAGAATGGATTGGTGAAGTCGGCCATGTCCCTGCTTGAGGAGATGACGAGAGAAGGGATTTGGCCTAATGTCGTTACTTACAATTCAATAATTGATGCCTTTGGTAGGTCAGCAACTGCAAAGTTTGAGGAGGATGCAACTGATGGAATGAATGAAACAAAGGCTAAATCTTTAATTTATCCAGATATTGAGGGTAATACTGAAATCATGGGAGAACATATAGTGGAGGATAACCAGGTTCTGAAATTTTTTGGGCATTTAGTAGCTGAAAAAGTGCATCCTTCCAAGGAAGATTCAAATCGAAAGTCTCAGGAGATCTTATGTATCTTGGGTCTTCTTCATAAGATGCATGAACTAGATATAAAACCAAATGTTGTCACCTTTTCTGCCATCCTAAATGCTTGCAG CCGTTGCAATTCTTTTGAAGACGCTTCAATTTTGTTAGAAGAATTACGGTTGTTCGATAACCAAGTATATGGTGTTGCACATGGGCTTCTCATGGGTTGTCGGGATAAAATATGGGTTCAAGCTCAATCTCTCTTTGACGAAGTGAAGCGCATGGACTCCTCTACAGCATCTGCCTTTTATAATGCTCTAACTGACATGCTGTGGCACTTTGGTCAG AAACAAGGGGCCCAGTTGGTTGTGCTCGAAGGGAAACGCCGCCATGTATGGGAGAATGCGTGGTGTGACTCATGCTTGGATTTGCATCTGATGTCTTCTGGTGCTGCTCAAGCAATGCTTCATGCCTGGCTGCTTAATATACGTTCTATCGTTTTTGAAGGTCATGAGTTGCCAAAGTTAGTAAG CATTTTGACAGGGTGGGGGAAACACAGCAAAGTAGCTGGTGATGGCACTCTCAGAGGTGCTATTGGGGCACTTCTTAGAGGCATTGGTGCTCCTTTCCATGTGGCCAAGTGCAATATCGGGCGGTTTATATCAACAGGAGCTGTTGTAGCTGCATGGTTAAGGGAATCTGGGACTCTTAAGGTCCTGATTCTTCATGATGACAGAACAAACCTGGAAAAGACTAGGTTAAATCAACTCTCTGACTTGCAAATACTTCCTTTGTAA
- the LOC122066884 gene encoding deoxyhypusine hydroxylase-B produces the protein MALGGCFDVSPETEKFLCERLLDQNQPISERFRALFSLRNLRGPGPREALVHATRDPSNLLAHEAAFAIGQMQDVDAVPALVGVLEDLSLHPIVRHEAAEALGAIGLESNIPLLKKSLVSDPAKEVQETCELALKRIEEQKTIDKIDETPTVSTSPFLSVDPAKAASRSSSVGQLREVLLNEEKDMYERYAALFALRNRGGDGAVTAIIDSLAAKSALLRHEVAYVLGQLQNKAAAAALSEILKDVNEHPMVRHEAAEALGSIADDTSIALLVEFAKDPEPIVSQSCEVALSMLEFERSGKSFEYLFMQAPQVQ, from the exons ATGGCTTTGGGGGGTTGCTTCGACGTCTCCCCAGAAACGGAGAAGTTCCTCTGTGAGCGGTTGCTGGATCAAAACCAACCGATCTCCGAGCGGTTCAGAGCTCTTTTCTCACTTCGCAACCTTCGGGGTCCTGGTCCACGTGAGGCCCTTGTCCACG CAACTCGGGATCCTTCAAATCTGCTTGCACATGAGGCAGCATTTGCAATAGGTCAAATGCAAGATGTTGATGCAGTACCTGCTTTAGTAGGGGTTCTTGAGGATCTCTCATTACATCCAATTGTTCGGCATGAG GCAGCAGAAGCTCTTGGTGCAATTGGGCTGGAGAGTAATATTCCTTTGTTAAAGAAGAGTTTGGTATCAGATCCTGCAAAGGAGGTGCAAGAAACATGTGAGCTAGCTCTCAAACGAATTGAAGAGCAGAAGACTATTGATAAAATCGATGAGACTCCTACAGTTTCTACATCACCTTTTCTGTCTGTTGATCCTGCCAAAGCTGCATCTCGTAGTTCTTCTGTTGGTCAACTTAG GGAAGTTCTtttgaatgaagaaaaagacaTGTATGAGCGATATGCCGCCCTTTTTGCCCTTCGAAATCGTGGAGGAGATGGAGCTGTGACTGCTATAATAGATTCTTTGGCCGCTAAAAGCGCTCTCTTGCGACATGAG GTTGCTTATGTCTTGGGCCAACTTCAGAACaaagctgctgctgctgcacttTCTGAGATACTCAAGGATGTTAATGAGCACCCAATGGTTAGACATGAAGCTGCTGAAGCACTTGGGTCCATTGCAG ATGATACCAGTATTGCGCTTCTTGTGGAATTTGCGAAGGATCCTGAGCCAATTGTTTCTCAGAGCTGTGAAGTTGCTCTAAGCATGCTAGAATTCGAAAGATCGGGCAAATCCTTTGAG TATCTCTTTATGCAGGCACCTCAAGTGCAGTAG